The genome window ATACAGAATGGTGATCAACATTCTAACACTTGTAACCTGTGTTTTTGACCTCAGTTAGGTAACAGCCCTTCCCTGATGAGTGTACTCATGGCCAGCACTAAAGGGGTTAATCCAACCTGACATAGTAGTTCTTTGATACAGAGTACAACAGACGCCCAACTAACTTTGTTTTGGGTGGCCCAGGTGTAGAGGCTGGGAGTCGGCAGGTTGAGAAAGGTGAAGGGGTTGAGGCCGGCCACAACCAGGCCGATCAGTAGCAGTTTGGCCACACCCAGGCACTGCGCCACCATGGCTCTCCAGGCGGGAGGGGGGTAGTTGTCTCCCTCTACCAACAGACCTGGGAACCGCTGGCGCAGAGCGTAGGCGTACTGCTCAAACACATTGCGGTACCCTCAGGAGTAGCTGCAAGCACAGCAGTAAAATTACAAatgtgataacacacacacacacacaaacacacattacaggGTTTAGGTTTGCAGTCGGTCACTGGTCAATGATGCATACAAATTTGAAATGACCCATTGATGTGGCAGCAAGCGGTTCACCTGGCTGATTTATTGGAATGGTGGTCAGACCAATTGgccttttgttggtttgtttctcctGCAAAGTAAGTGTGACTGCAGTTTCAAACTCTCAAAGTTTTACTGGtaattgttttctgttgttcctCTGCAGTTCTACACCAAACAGtgttgacttaaaaaaaacaacaaataaaataagaataaataaaaacttgCACTGAGCTGGGAAACAAAATGAGCTGTgcatttacatgtgtgtttttcagtctaactttttgttttcagtcttttTATATAGTGTGATTTCAGACAGGCAAAAATATAtgagtgtgtttgggggggtgatgttgttgttgctttgtttgtgcatgcatgacaTCAGCAAGATAAGACTGAGAGCCCATATCCTGCTTAGAATGTGTGTGGCAGAGCTCTTTGCATACTTGTCTACACATGGATACGAAATCCACTGAAGTGAAAGACCCACAAACCGACAATTTGTCACTGGCCTGTGGGTGAGGTCAGAAGTGCAGTAAAACTCATGTCTTTTAACTTTTTACAATTGAGCAGATGTACAATATAAAACTTAAGTAACCAGCTATGAAGAGTATGGAAACCAATTCAGTTCAAATTCAGAATGACACAGCTTCTGACtggatatacatgtatatttatcAGTGTGGTAAATGTACTGCAATTCTCTCAAGAATACTGGTAGATTTGGTCTGATTCTATATTTGTCAACAAAGAATTGAACCCATGACATAAGATATTGAGGTCctgacactgacacccacccCACAGTATCAGTTCTGTCTGAAGGCACAGTAGCTGTGCCAGTTACAGTTCATAACAGGAAGCATGTTACATGACCTGTGATGGGTGGGTGCACTGTTATGTGTGTGCAAGCAGCAACATGGGTTTTGGGAAtggctgtgtgtgcacgcgcgcgtgtgcgcacgtgtgaatgtgtatgtgtgtgtgaatgtgtatgtgtgtgtgtgaatgtgtatgtgtgtgcatgtgtgtatgcatatgtgtatatgtgtgtgtgtgtgcatcactgcatatgtgtgtttgtgtgcctgaatCCATTGTCTAGGTGCGTGTGTATGCAGGTATCAGTAtactatgttacacacacacacacacacacatatatatatatatatatatatatatatatatatatatatatatatatatatatacatgtacataatatagtaattagtatgtatgtatatgtactgtatgtatgtatgtatgcatattgtGCCCACATGGTATTATGTAATGTGTCGTGTGAACAGATTGTGTCACCCAACCTTATTCCTTTATATCCCATGTGTGTTATGTTACAATATTTTATTATCacgttttgttgctgtgtgtctatACCAACTGTTAAAGACATGAACTGAATGAATATAACatttaaataaatcaacaaaaagGTGTAATGCTGCAGTAATGTGCTCCCCCAAGAagaagcagcccaaatttcatataTAGTGAAACTGAATGGGAGAAGCAAGTAATAGCTGCctatatattatatcataattCATGTGGTGGGGAAATCAGAAATGGTCATATAGGCAATCCTTTTTGAGCTGTCCAATCATTACCAAACTATTCTTTCTTAAATTCCCCAGtgcaaacagattttttttaatttacaaaaTTGCAAAATCAAAGACATGCTCAGATGTTGGTTTGTTTCCAAGGGTGATGCTCGTTAATTTTCCATAGACACAGTTGTACTGTGGTATTGTCTATTACTAGTATTAGATAACTGTATAATTTTCAAGAAGgcatcaaagtgtgcagactgatccattacTGTACACCACAttggcatgcaaaaaaaaaaaaaaaaaaaagagcagatgcctgacctgaacATCAACTCAATGCACTGGTCCCTGCATGAAGTTTGTATAAAAGTTAAAACAttaatgtaaaataaaataaaataaccaaccaAAATTAACACATAAGTAAATGTGCATGCAGCACGCATTGGATGACTGATTAATAAAATGCTATGTAACCTGTGTACTGCtcggcacacagcacacacaccatgacacactcactgacacacagtgacacattcatTGATTTGTATGACTGAAGAAATGCCAGCCATTCAGCCATGTTTTATGGCCCCACCCTGCCAGTCGGCACACAAATCAATGGAAGGGTAACTTGATCTTAAAACAAACAGCGCAAAACTACACTTTTAATTTTAAAAATACTGATCCAGATCaaagtaaattgtgtgtgtgtgtatatatatatatatatatatatatatatatatatatatatatatactgagaacTTGTCCTTTGCCCTGCCCCACTCACTTTAAATTATAGTATGTATAATGAATATGTATCATAAATAAAACAGAAGATCTTTAAATTGCAAGTTCCATGAAAAACGTAGTGATAAGCCAGGCCAGTGTAATGGTAGCCAGAGTACATTTTGCAATACAGATTCCATCTCATAAGGTGTAAACTTAGTAGAATTCTATGGCCTTGTGGTAGGTAATGCACCCATCTATCTAGGAAGTGAAAGTCCATGGATTTGAGTCCTATAAATAAATGTTGATACTTACGCCACCTCCCTCCACtacatcttgagtggtggtctgggtgttagtttctcagattagatgataaactgacgttctgtgtgcagcgtgcattttgtccatataaaagaacccaccacAGCAAAAGAACCTAGCAAATTCTAATTCAAATCCACtttgaaattaaaacaaaatacatgtgcagacagaaaaaaaaggagcggtgatatgctcttcctggggaaagcagtccaaatttcacagtCAATCTgacctgttgtgaaaaaaaggtaATTAAATCATTAATACAATACTGCAAAAGTCCTAATTCCGGCTGAAGTTCTGGAATCCATGTAAATTTACTGTGTGCACACACGCCcaagagcatgtatgtgtgtgctttattgttcatgtgtgtgcatttgtgagttaataataataataataatggtatttatatagcgctgaatcttgtccagagacaaatcaaagcgctttcgcaccagtcattcacatgcatgcataactctaaaattgtagaaactaaagacaaggaagggcaggcaagggaggctattttgggaagaggtgggttttaaggccagacttgaaagagctgagtgtggagacttgacgaagcgaaagagaaagtttgttccaattgcaaggtccagagacagagaaagaacggcggccaacagtcaagtgtttgaatctgggtatacgtaaacagagtggatccgaagccgatcgtaatgAGCGAGATGGAgcatagaggtgaaggcagccacagaggcaggaaggggcagttttgtgaatacatctataacatagagtgctgaacttgtactttattcggtgtgagacagggagccagtggagatgctgcaaaagaggagtgatgtgctcagatcttttctttctgaggacgagtcgggcagcagagttttgtatgcgctgaagggactgaatggatgaagcaggcaaaccagacaatagagagttacagtagtcaaggcgagagagaatgagagaaatgacaagtctagatgttgcatcagtggacagatatttccgcagttgacagcagcaggactgacatgtctgactgataaatttttgcatggacagtgtattgtcaaggacaacaccgaggtttctgactgacgtggaaagagggatggatgtactgccaagtttgattgtgtcaactgtgatggaagagtttttgtttagttcctatgatcattgcttcagttttgtccgcgttcagttgtaactatttcaagtcatccagttttgaatgtcctggaagcagttggatgtttcttgcaagagcgacaacaatttttcaggggtatcacttttctggagttgagtgtcatcagcataagaatgatgactgatattatggcggttgataatttcagcgagaggagcagtgtacagtgtgaagagcactgggcctaaaacagatccctgtggaactccatgttcgattttaacgggttcagattggaaatgatcaacaatgacagactggaatcgatcagtaagataagatttgaaccagtttagaacagtgccgttgataccaaatgtaaaatgaagacgggaaagaaggattgaatggtctattgtgtcaaaggcggctgacaagttgagaagagtgagaagggaaatttttcctgagtcggacgctatcagcagATTGTTCaaaatgtggaggagagtggttttggtgctgtgtTCAGcgtgataggcagactgaaatgggtggatgagatggttgaaacaaaggtggttgttgagctgcttgaggacagctttttcaaggagtttggacatgaatggaagattagaaactggtcgttGTGATTAAGTATGATAGTTGATTTCGTATGCTATGAATGAACTGTGTTGTCTTTTGATTTTATGACCTATGGAAGTGCTGCCTTGTGATTTAATATGTTAGTCTGATGATATTTTAATTTGTGAATTTTTTAAAGTGAACTATGCATCATAGTAGCTgcatactgtgtgtatgtgtgtgtgtgtttgtgtgtggcattGGACGGCATGTGATGCAGTTTGGTTGACTGCAGTGGAGGTGGATTAGAATTCAGTAAATtgcatatttgtatatataaatGCAGCTAtttctgtttggttttctgtttattttcccccaaggcctgatAAAGCAtgctgggttacactgctggtcaggcatctgttagAAGATGAGGActagtgtatggatttgtccgaacacagtaaagcctccttgagtagctgaactgaactgaactgcttgGTGTCTtccaatttatctttttatttttcatctttgTTATTTCtaaatttgtttgtgtgttggacaCGTGTTGCTGCCAAAAAGcaaatctctgtatctatgcaTAGAAAATAAAgtatgcatatttgtgtatttgtatttgtgtgcaaATGCCATTTGGAACACTGGATCTATCAGGAGTTTTGCCAAAGTTGGAcagtcttaaaaaagaaaagaaaaacgattcCCCTGAATCTGTGCCACTCCAGTGGTAATACTCACCTCCCTCATACTgaaccccctccctttccctacacacagcaacaacccCTGGCACCTGTGCGACAGTCCCAGGCCAGCGCCAGCAGTTCACTACTGTGGCAGAAGGAGCTGTCAGTGATAAGTATGTCATgaggccacacaacagaggataccctgcactgctgatgtGTTACTTCTGTGGTGGCGCCAAAAATAATGGCCGAGTTGTTGACTTTTACCTTTTCAGGGTCGCTTTGATAAGCTCCAAAGTGGTGTCAAAacctgcggactgatccatatatgcaacACATTTTCCCCTTGATTAGGGTAAAATATGGACATCTGCTAGTCAACAAaatgtgttgcttttttgtttttgttttttgttccgaGAAATGTTTCATTTCGACATTTCTAGTTTCCAATTCCCATTtgcctgtgttcctgtctgtgcatttacgtgttttttttttgttttttttttcctggtatcTTTTTCagagtttttctcaaggcctgactaagctcactgggttacactgctggtcaggcatctgcttagcagatgtggtgtagcgtatatggatttgtccgaatgcagtcacgtatccatgagctactgatattgatatatatagaCACATGTGACGCAAAAAATCTTTAGTATAAAACTATTAAAAGCGTCTTTCTATCGGTTATTCCAGAACTGAGGACCCCAAACGCAACCCTTCAACAGCCAGTCTCAACCATCCCGACTCTCAGGTGACACCCGATACCGTCGCTTCTGATTCCATGTCTCCCTGGATGTCTGCTATAGGCTATCTTCGGGCCTTCCGTCAGACTGAACTTCAGTCGATTGTCTCGGTTCCGGATCAAACTTACCAGTACAGGACCTTCAGCGTTGGTGCAGCAAAGGACGCCAGTTTGGGTGCTTTGATGTTTTTCTGATTGTGACCATCAACGAGAGCGGCCAGTGACAAGAAcgaaagaatcacacacagatGCCACCTGCACGTACTCCCACTAAAGTCCGCCATGATGTTGGGGCGGTGCAATGTAATTTCAGAATCGGACACacgaagaagaggcagacatttaaaaacaaaaacaaaactaaaacaaaaacaaaacaaaacaaaaaaactgacaggaAAAACTGATAGTGTGTGAAATGATTCAAATCaaccaataaaagaaagaaagaagaagaaacttaggCCCTGGGCGTGATTTAAATCAGTGTCACCTGTTGTTTCGCGCAATATTTTTCAACGTCAGGTTTATGCTTCCATGGAAACGGTCAACATGTGTTGCAAGGTGGGAGGGTCGGTGGGTTTGCGTGTGTGCTgactgcatggtgtgtgtgtgtgtgtgtgtgtgtgtgtgtgt of Babylonia areolata isolate BAREFJ2019XMU chromosome 30, ASM4173473v1, whole genome shotgun sequence contains these proteins:
- the LOC143275362 gene encoding thioredoxin reductase-like selenoprotein T, translating into MADFSGSTCRWHLCVILSFLSLAALVDGHNQKNIKAPKLASFAAPTLKVLYCYSUGYRNVFEQYAYALRQRFPGLLVEGDNYPPPAWRAMVAQCLGVAKLLLIGLVVAGLNPFTFLNLPTPSLYTWATQNKIYACLMVFFISSAIEGQMISTGAFEISYNDIPIWSKLETGRIPSPQEMIRLVNEMQRSARHAR